A window of Anabas testudineus chromosome 7, fAnaTes1.2, whole genome shotgun sequence genomic DNA:
TGCGAGGCAGACAGGTGAGAGAGAAAGGTCTGTATTTACTGAACTGGAGGAAATTTAATAAACCAGAGACAAAGTCTTAAAAACCTGTCAGGAGTGTCAGTGCTCAGTGCTTCAACTGCATGTGTTTGAATTATCACTGTAAGTTATTTATAACATGATGAAACCTGGTGGTTTTACATCCCTAAACACTGTAGTTAGACTAACAGCATCCTGCAACATGTAGGAACTTGAATGTTGATTAATACTAAAATCTGAGCAGCAGCTCTAAACCTGGATTTAAGTACCTGCCACGTGAGGGGTGGTTTCTGTGAAAGTTACTGACGCTGTGGTCTGGGTAGAGCTGGTGGTTGTagctgtgaaaaataaaaagacgtTAAAATGATCAGCTAATAAACAGGAGACTGATGAAATAACACACATGACTCTGAATTCTGACTGATGAGTCTTAATGACCAGGATCAGATACAACAATTATTACTGCTGAAGCCTTTCTGTGATagtggggtggctgtggatcaggaggGAGAGCAATCGTCCACCAATAATTGGTGGTTCGAAtgccagctcctcctgtcatgTCTCCTTGAACAAGATAGATCAGGGACAAAGACTTTACacaagttaataataaaaactgatgtattttcattgttgtttttcttcatctttcatctttGTATAcaacattttaagtttttaaaacatcagGCTACAACACCTGATATAagtttaaaatctaaaatctgttctagatgattcatttattttaaattgatattCTGTAGACTGAAGTAAACATCAACAGGGTGAGAAAGGAACATACTGACAACGTGCAGAGCCAACTCACCATCTTTAACCACAAGGACAATATCCGTGAGACTTTTCAAAACTCCGTCCGTACCACATTTGTACTGTCCTTCGTCGGATTTAGTCAGTTGTCTGATGGTCACAATCACAGTCCCAGATGACATCCAAGATCCATAGGATTCAATGCTGTATTTATTGTTGTCGGCTCTGTCAGCAGTTGTTTCTATGAGATTTTTGCTACAGTCTCCTTTACAGAACAACTTTCTGCTTCCATATAAAGAAACGTGGCATCTTAACATAATGTTTTGTCCTTCAGTTCCTGTGAAAATGTTGGTTTGTGCATTGACACATCGACTGTTTCGACCACACAGTGCTGTAGAAGGGACAAACAGTGCATAGTGATAATCACTAATCTCTGTTTTGGAGACTTGGGCgcagtaaaaacaaagtgcAGGTTAACGAGTCAGGTTAATGAGAACTTTTCACTAACTCCACAGCACTTGTTGTACTTTTAGCTACAGTAGCAGTCTCCTGTAGAGTCTCTACCCTGGGACATAAAGACACTAAACAGGGAAAAAGAATGATTGTTTGCACATAAAGTTCACATAGCatcttaaaactgaaaataaagaaatgcagctGTAACCtacgactgagaatcttcatcAACATGCTTCATGTCACAAAGCTGCAGTTTAACTATATTCAATAAATCAATCAGCAATACCAAGAAATGTATTTAGGATATaacaatatgtacagtatgtagaatCATAGCATACAAGAAAAGCTCTCAAAACTGTATTCAGAGTTTCAGTCCTCACCTGATAACAGATAGAAGAGCAGGAGCTGGTGGAGCTTCATTCTATGATGGTGATGGAGAAAAGTGATTGTAACAGGAGAACTGACTCCATCACTTCACTCCTTCAACTGTTCCTGATCAATCAGGAAGCTGAACTTAcaacttctctctctctctctttctgtgaaCTTGAGATTGCCCTCCCAGTAAAAACTAGAACTGGGTGAAGTGTGTGTTGCTGAAGATTCTTCTTGATGAGGTTATGCGGAAGTTGTGTCATGACAGTTacacttctttattttttgtttttttgttttttacttcagCCTGAATAAAGGTGGTTAAGGACCTAAATTTATGCTCAAGGCTGGCTTTGTTTCTTGCCTGAGCTGCAGGGGGACTCTTCATGTTCTATTTAACAACATCGTTTGCCTCATATAGTGAGAATGAAATATTAGGTGTGGCTTCCTTAACTGATGTGAGAAGTCTAAATTTTACAGAGGCCGGATGATGAGAAGAAATTGCATCACACATTCATGGCTTCTTTCATTCCCCTCCTAAAACAGTCATTCTCTTCATCCAGTCCGACGCCACCTTACAAACCTTTATTGCACAGGCTACAATGGTCAGAGTTAAGCTGCAGTAAGACTGAACGACTAGGTGCATCTAGAGTCTTACTGAGActtgtctcttcctctttctagTAAACATTGCTGTGAAAAGTATTAATACACTGTGGCTTTAAAGTTCCTCTTCTTTTAATGGACATGTTTACTAGTCTAGTTTATTAACTGAATCGTGGTTGAACATGTCATCATTCATAAGTCACCAAAGTATTGGTTACAGCGTTAGAGGACAACGATGACACTTTAAAAATATAGATGAACCCACAGCAGATGTTTTGTCTGCAAGCATCACACACCTGATGTCTCACCTGGGATATTACCAATGTGGTTTGGCCAGATCTTTGGTTGCAGATTCACCTTGGGACTTTACAATGAGAGTTCTTCTACTAAAGATTATTTAACTATTGGCTCAAAAActtgaaatttaaaaagaaatccaagTTGAAATCTTATGGACAGTCTGCCGTTTGTTCTAGTCAGtcctgctctttgctctgttcTTGCAACttaaacacattctcacattattgaTCATTGCTGCTAATTCATGTTCTCTCCCAAACATGTCGGCTGTgtgcctccctctctcccctgtTCCTCCTCCTGGAGGAGTTGTGCAGTTGGGTACTGTAGTGCTAAGATctctggggtttgaatcccagctgtgacctGCCTCCAGTAGGGTTCCTCACGCTTTCGCTGTCTgcctttgtacctcacttgtaagtcgctttggataaa
This region includes:
- the LOC113167524 gene encoding uncharacterized protein LOC113167524 isoform X1 — its product is MKLHQLLLFYLLSALCGRNSRCVNAQTNIFTGTEGQNIMLRCHVSLYGSRKLFCKGDCSKNLIETTADRADNNKYSIESYGSWMSSGTVIVTIRQLTKSDEGQYKCGTDGVLKSLTDIVLVVKDATTTSSTQTTASVTFTETTPHVAGFFLPLVISGPVIVLLLALVLLFLYKFKSKRNLDGLNTRGNLDDRNMEICPYETYSPPYTCESSIYQSLDPASRNKDQIYSILTHSHHNTHNI
- the LOC113167524 gene encoding uncharacterized protein LOC113167524 isoform X2 codes for the protein MLRCHVSLYGSRKLFCKGDCSKNLIETTADRADNNKYSIESYGSWMSSGTVIVTIRQLTKSDEGQYKCGTDGVLKSLTDIVLVVKDATTTSSTQTTASVTFTETTPHVAGFFLPLVISGPVIVLLLALVLLFLYKFKSKRNLDGLNTRGNLDDRNMEICPYETYSPPYTCESSIYQSLDPASRNKDQIYSILTHSHHNTHNI